Proteins encoded in a region of the Amphiprion ocellaris isolate individual 3 ecotype Okinawa chromosome 21, ASM2253959v1, whole genome shotgun sequence genome:
- the LOC111565827 gene encoding ubiquitin-conjugating enzyme E2 N-like: MAGLPRRIIKETQRLMAEPVPGITATPDEGNARYFHVVIAGPQDSPFEGGTFKLELFLPEEYPMAAPKVRFMTKIYHPNVDKLGRICLDILKDKWSPALQIRTVLLSIQALLSAPNPDDPLANDVAEQWKKNESHAIETARTWTRLYAGNDM, from the exons ATGGCCGGTTTGCCTCGTAGGATTATAAAG GAGACACAGCGGTTGATGGCAGAGCCTGTTCCAGGGATCACGGCTACACCTGATGAAGGGAACGCACGTTACTTCCATGTGGTCATTGCAGGGCCTCAAGATTCTCCTTTTGAAGGAGGCACATTTAAACTTGAACTATTTCTTCCAGAAGAGTATCCCATGGCAGCTCCCAAAGTGCGATTCATGACCAAAATCTATCACCCCAATGTCGACAAGCTGGGAAGAATatgtttagacattttgaaag ACAAGTGGTCTCCAGCCCTGCAGATCCGTACAGTGTTGCTATCTATCCAGGCGTTATTAAGTGCTCCCAATCCAGATGATCCCCTGGCAAACGATGTTGCAGAGCAGTGGAAGAAAAACGAAAGCCATGCCATTGAGACAG CCCGAACATGGACCAGGCTCTACGCGGGCAACGACATGTAG